A stretch of the Porifericola rhodea genome encodes the following:
- a CDS encoding diacylglycerol/lipid kinase family protein produces the protein MFSTLDSNFAENSLKPMHKKKSCLFIINPISGLGKQKIMPELIDKFLDKQKYTFEISFTEYAGHAPKITAQHKDEFDVVVAVGGDGTVNEVATALVDTETCMGVIPLGSGNGFARYLDISTQAARAIQQLNDSYAQKFDTGLLNDKPFFNVSGVGFDGQISKTFAEQLKRGYMTYARCVVEEFQTYTPKKFRYEVEGKTIEEDYFLIAFANTTQYGNNAIIAPHATANDGLLDIVLISPFPPIHLPTFTMMALFKSLHRSPYVKIIRADKFSLENEEQAPIHIDGEYLCDDRWINIRTKPGSLKVMTPIK, from the coding sequence ATGTTCTCTACTTTAGATAGTAATTTTGCCGAGAACTCTTTAAAACCTATGCACAAAAAGAAAAGCTGTCTGTTTATCATCAATCCAATCTCAGGCTTAGGCAAACAAAAGATAATGCCTGAGCTGATAGATAAATTTCTGGACAAGCAAAAATATACTTTTGAGATTAGTTTTACCGAATATGCTGGGCACGCACCAAAAATTACCGCCCAACATAAAGATGAATTTGATGTAGTAGTAGCTGTGGGTGGTGACGGAACCGTAAACGAAGTTGCTACTGCCCTTGTAGACACGGAGACCTGTATGGGTGTGATACCGTTAGGTTCTGGAAACGGATTCGCCCGTTACCTGGATATCTCTACCCAGGCTGCCCGCGCCATACAGCAGTTGAATGATAGCTACGCACAGAAGTTTGATACTGGCCTGCTTAATGATAAGCCATTCTTCAATGTATCAGGAGTAGGTTTTGACGGACAGATAAGTAAGACTTTTGCCGAGCAGCTCAAACGTGGATACATGACCTATGCTCGCTGTGTGGTAGAAGAATTTCAAACTTATACCCCTAAAAAATTTCGTTATGAAGTTGAGGGTAAAACAATAGAAGAAGACTATTTTTTAATTGCTTTTGCCAATACTACCCAGTATGGTAACAATGCTATAATCGCACCCCATGCAACGGCCAACGACGGACTGCTGGATATTGTCTTAATAAGTCCATTCCCTCCTATACACCTGCCAACCTTTACAATGATGGCCCTATTTAAAAGCTTACATCGCTCACCCTATGTTAAAATTATAAGAGCTGATAAGTTTAGCCTGGAGAATGAAGAGCAGGCACCTATCCATATAGATGGAGAATACCTTTGCGATGATCGCTGGATAAACATACGTACCAAGCCCGGCAGCCTGAAAGTAATGACTCCTATTAAGTGA
- a CDS encoding UDP-2,3-diacylglucosamine diphosphatase: MSAKKRAVEVVVISDVHLGTYGCNAKELQKYLKSIQPKILVLNGDIVDIWQFSKRYFPTTHMKIIKQVFSMASKGTQVYYITGNHDEMLRKFEGFTMGTLTIENKLVLELDGKKAWIFHGDVFDITMKHSKWLAKLGAIGYDTLILLNAMVNFCSEKLGKGKVSFSKKIKNSVKGAVKFIDDFENTAAEIAISNGYDYVVCGHIHNPEMRQIKREEGEVTYLNSGDWIENLTALEYNNRRWTLYKYNEDTKLKNHNDMADEDDKSMDIGILYTNLLQEFQLKKA, translated from the coding sequence ATGTCTGCAAAAAAAAGAGCTGTAGAGGTAGTCGTTATCTCCGACGTACACCTCGGGACCTATGGCTGCAATGCTAAAGAATTGCAAAAATACCTAAAGAGCATTCAACCTAAAATTCTTGTCCTCAACGGCGATATCGTTGATATCTGGCAGTTTAGCAAGCGTTACTTTCCTACTACCCACATGAAAATCATCAAACAGGTTTTCAGTATGGCTTCCAAGGGCACACAGGTCTATTACATAACGGGTAATCACGACGAAATGCTACGTAAGTTTGAAGGCTTTACGATGGGCACACTTACCATAGAAAATAAACTGGTGCTGGAGTTAGATGGAAAAAAAGCCTGGATTTTTCATGGAGATGTATTTGACATTACAATGAAGCACTCTAAATGGCTGGCCAAACTGGGCGCTATTGGCTATGACACTCTAATACTGCTAAACGCGATGGTTAATTTCTGCTCTGAAAAACTAGGCAAGGGCAAAGTATCTTTCAGTAAGAAAATTAAAAATAGCGTGAAAGGAGCCGTTAAGTTTATTGATGACTTTGAGAATACAGCTGCTGAAATTGCCATTTCTAATGGTTACGATTATGTGGTGTGTGGGCACATCCACAACCCAGAAATGCGCCAGATCAAGCGAGAAGAAGGAGAAGTAACCTACCTGAACAGTGGCGACTGGATAGAAAACCTGACTGCACTGGAGTATAACAACCGCCGCTGGACACTCTATAAATACAATGAGGACACTAAGCTTAAGAACCATAATGACATGGCTGATGAGGACGATAAGAGCATGGACATAGGCATTTTATATACCAATTTACTACAGGAATTTCAATTGAAGAAGGCATGA